A window of Colletes latitarsis isolate SP2378_abdomen chromosome 11, iyColLati1, whole genome shotgun sequence genomic DNA:
TATTGAGAAACGAATTAATAAGTCTAACACAGGCAGGAAAGTTCGAAAGAACTATGCATATTTTGAAAGCATCACGTATTTTACAGTCATGGCTAAAGGaattaaaattgcaaataaatttgtatacaacTGATTtagatgatgttttaaagatacttcTGGAAAGCTTAAGCTCTGGACAATGTCAGCAAAAGAAAAGTGTTTTTGAATGTTTCATTCATATGATGGCACACAATGAGTCGAATAAAGATTTAATTCAGAAACTATTAACTTTACCATTTACTCAACATATTGAGATTCCAGGGGGAATAATGAATAACCATGTGAAAGAAGCTGCTTGTTCTCTTGATATTGCAACAATGTTAAAATGTCTTGAAGTTTTATGTGAATTTGGTAATGGAATGGagcgattaaaaatattaaatatttgtatattaAATTGTAAAACTGAATTAGCAGTGGGAGCATTATGGTAAGTACGTTATTTTTGAACATATAGGCAGTcatgcaaataaaaaatttcacaggAATAGTGTTCTACTTCTAAAGAACAGACAAATAAAGTTGGATGACGTTTCAAAATATATTCTTCAAACTGCATTAAATTCAAAAGATGAAAATGTTCatgaaatgcttgtaattgtatTGGGTAAAATAAGTTGTTATTTGTCAGGACACGCAGATTTCATAAGGTAATTTTAGTCATTTAATTAATTCACTTTCTTATGTGAACAGATTATTGAAtatcatattttttaaaatagagaATTAGATAACACAAAGTGGACAGTACAATGCAAATATTGTACCATCAATTTTGAGAGTAATGTTGGAAGCAATTCTAAtgtctgttatgtctcggatgaaTATGATTACCTTCTTCGCCAATGCTTTAGTTTATTATCTTCGGACTTTGTGTCAGTACGTTTACGCATTTCTGAGAATATCCTTTCCTTTTCAAATCACATAAAGTCGTTTAATGACAATGAAATAGTAAAAGTATGGTGTTTATACATGGAAGATGAAAATCCTATGATTCGTTCTAATATTGCTGCGGCGATAAaaggaataataaataataaaataaatgtagttGCAAAAGTTGTAACATCTGTAGAAAATGATGTGCCTGCTTCTTTAAATGAATTTATCAATTTACTAATCAATACTATGGCAAGTGCACTTATGAAAGCTCTAAAAAATTCCAATCATGCTCTGCATGATACTTTACTTATTACAGCAAGAAACTGTACAAGGTAAGATAAGtacaagaaaaatattaaatttatgtgAAATATACAGAttactaattttttatttttagcatTCCATTATATACAATTGAAAGACGaattttgaatatatttctCATTTCTATAATATACTCAACATCATCTCCAGCAGCAGTAGCATTCGCTACAACCGCGTATCACGATTTTGCCAAATTCTTAAATGTTTCCCCAAAAGTATTATATGTCCGGTATAAAAAAGACTTCATTAAGGTATATAAATAATTCAACTAGTATTAAAAAGAatgatgaaattattttttcaagtaatatattttattaattttagctCATAATGCAATGTGCTGTCCACAATTTTATAAATCATTCCTATAATATGGCCACATCGATACATCGTGTTGCAAAGTGTATTGGATATGAGGGATCGCGTCAATTGCTACGAAAAGATGGTCATTATGCAGTCTCTTTTTTGCTTTCTTTCATCGTTAATATGCCCCATGCGAAAGCTCTTTTACGTGACATAGCTGAATTAATTAGTATGGATGAAAAACAAATGTTGAAGGAATATTTTCCGGTATGtatttaaaatagaaatttGATCAATTTTCCATTGTAACTATTCAGTAATTATTCATATGTTTTGTTCAGTATATTTGCAGTTATGCATTTTTAAATATGCCTCTAGCAACTGCTACGGAATGTTTAAGATTGGTATGTAAGCTCACACAGACGAATTTATCACTCTTGACAAGACAATCATTTATGGTAATACAAATGAGTTTATAACTGTTACTAGATCATTAAAACTCAATTTTAATATTGTCTACAAATATGATTATTAGGGTATATTTGAAGAATTGATGTTATATTTTCACGAATCTCCTGAGAAGATAGTtggattattaaaaattatatctgATTACGACAATAACTCGGAAAAAAATTTTATCACACAAAAAGGAATTGTATGCTTGCATATCTATTGATGTtcatttgcaaaggaaattcaaTTTTACATAAGTACATTGTGGTTGTATTATTTGTAGGAATCGTATTTGAATTTACGTTTACATGGCATATTAGTAAATTTTGACATAAAACTTGGATCTAAATCAGATGAACATACACAACAGTCTGCGCTTGCTTCATTAGCGGCATTAATGCGATATATGGGTGCAGAATACTTAACACCATTGAGGTATAAAATCTTAGCAACATTGCGAACATCGCTTGGATTCAAGAGACCAGGATTTGGACCTCTTATATGCGACGCATGGAATGCATTTATtcacaagtatgtaaaataaaGGTAAAAATACGTGATTAGCCATAAAAGTGTATAGCTGTTCTTTTTCTCATGTTTCAGTCTAGCTATTAAAGAACTTGATCCATTATTACCAACTATATGTGTATCCTTGATaccattattaaaaatatatagagAAAAAGTAATTGCAATGTTAAAGTTCCTTATTATTGAATGTAATGAAGAAAACTCCAATCACATTGCAGAATTGTTTTTTATAGACGATATTGATGTTCCTGATGAAATTTCAAATATAATCAAAGCACATATTTTGCAAGCCaggtatatagaaaatattttttttttatatctgtTATATGTGTTTACTATGTTGTATACTATATGATTTTTAGGCCCAAAGGTTTTGAAGCAAATTTAAAGTTATGGCTTAAACGAATTACTCACGAAACGGATGAAGTAAGAATTAGGGCTCTGATGTATTTACAGAAATTCCTGGCAGAACATCGTAGTCAGTTGAATGAAATGATTCTAAGTGAAACAGATGTTCATCCGCTAGTCGTTAATGTAcgtttctcctctaaaatactaaatataCTAATTATACattgattattattaattttctagCTACTGGATACATTGTTAATTGGGTGTCAACATACGGATGAATCTATTCGTTTATTGTATGGAGAATGTTTAGGAGAATTAGGTGCAATTGAACCAAGTCTTTTACCACGCAGAATTATTTCTAGAGGTATATTGTTTATACTTTGttgttaaatattattaatactaaaatatttttggcatttTAGATGACAGTAAATTTATTTCTGATATGAATGAAGAATTTGCCTGTGCTATGCTCTTTGAACATGTACGAGCATTTCAAATGCAAAAGAGCAGCCAgagtatggactgtttctcacttgctattcaagtatgcaataTACCAATCTATGAATTTTGATATTGTAAATGTATATGTAATTTAAAGAGTACATACGATTTTAGGAAATTTTAAAAGCATATAATATTTCACCTGAAGGCATAAACAGTGAATTATGGAATAGTCTACCTTTAACTATGAGGCAAATTATTTTTCCCTTTCTAACTTCGCATTACAAGATAGCTGCTGTCAGCGACGAtaaaaagtttccaagtcctaTTTATGggtaaataaaaaattcagtCATGGTATTTTGTACATAGTATTATACTAAATGTATACATAGTACTATATTGTACTATGTTAATGTTGTACTGTATTATTGTTTTTTTAGTTCTGAAGCAGGTTCTTCGGTTGAAAGTTGGGCTTACAATTGGTTTTGCAGTATGTTTAACGATATTTACGATGAAACGCTTAATAGTGTATTACGTGCGTGTAAATTGGCACTTAAGCGAGATATAAAAATACTCACATTTTGTTTACCGCACGTTGTATGTAAGTAATTTCAATATCATTTTAATAATACTCGCAATtgtgtgtatatacatatatgtatatgtatacatgtatAATATCTTCGCTAGCATATATAATAACAAATGGCACCGAACAAGAACATACAAGAATACAAGAAGAAATGTTAACAATAATCGATGTTAGAAAAAAACCTACACTCGATCCTGAATTGTCGCGACATCGACCGCTTAGACATGGACATAGTGTAAAGGCAGATGATACACGAATTTCTGAAGAAACTAGACGCACACGTTGCGCACAGGTACATAAACCGGAAGGCAGTATTTTTATCGTTcagtaaataatttattttttaatttttggacAGATTGTATTTTCAATATTAGATCATTTGCAAAGATGGCTTTGGGAACAACGGTTAAATCGTAATTATAAGTATGAAGCAGTAAAAAGTAAGTCAGTTTAATGTAAATTATTAACTGCGTGATATTTACGAATTACTTCTAATACATTTACCTTTCGTATTGCTTTAGACTTCTGCGAGAAATTAAATGCATTAGTAGTGGCTGAAGGTTGTTATCAATCTCGAGAATATCATAGGGCCCTAATGTATTTAGAGCAACATATAGCTTCCACCAATAAGGGATTGTCAGAGGCACTGGAAGGTGGATTGCTAGCTGTAAGTGAACTCTAGATTGATATAGTGTAATACATTTCAGTGATTATTTC
This region includes:
- the LOC143347465 gene encoding serine/threonine-protein kinase atr isoform X3, with the protein product MEPRICTLSEAKKFISYFEYCPDFIIIFIHCVLTDVQSTASENNLISDVCESWNLLRNELISLTQAGKFERTMHILKASRILQSWLKELKLQINLYTTDLDDVLKILLESLSSGQCQQKKSVFECFIHMMAHNESNKDLIQKLLTLPFTQHIEIPGGIMNNHVKEAACSLDIATMLKCLEVLCEFGNGMERLKILNICILNCKTELAVGALWNSVLLLKNRQIKLDDVSKYILQTALNSKDENVHEMLVIVLGKISCYLSGHADFIRELDNTKWTVQCKYCTINFESNVGSNSNVCYVSDEYDYLLRQCFSLLSSDFVSVRLRISENILSFSNHIKSFNDNEIVKVWCLYMEDENPMIRSNIAAAIKGIINNKINVVAKVVTSVENDVPASLNEFINLLINTMASALMKALKNSNHALHDTLLITARNCTSIPLYTIERRILNIFLISIIYSTSSPAAVAFATTAYHDFAKFLNVSPKVLYVRYKKDFIKLIMQCAVHNFINHSYNMATSIHRVAKCIGYEGSRQLLRKDGHYAVSFLLSFIVNMPHAKALLRDIAELISMDEKQMLKEYFPYICSYAFLNMPLATATECLRLVCKLTQTNLSLLTRQSFMGIFEELMLYFHESPEKIVGLLKIISDYDNNSEKNFITQKGIESYLNLRLHGILVNFDIKLGSKSDEHTQQSALASLAALMRYMGAEYLTPLRYKILATLRTSLGFKRPGFGPLICDAWNAFIHNLAIKELDPLLPTICVSLIPLLKIYREKVIAMLKFLIIECNEENSNHIAELFFIDDIDVPDEISNIIKAHILQARPKGFEANLKLWLKRITHETDEVRIRALMYLQKFLAEHRSQLNEMILSETDVHPLVVNLLDTLLIGCQHTDESIRLLYGECLGELGAIEPSLLPRRIISRDDSKFISDMNEEFACAMLFEHVRAFQMQKSSQSMDCFSLAIQEILKAYNISPEGINSELWNSLPLTMRQIIFPFLTSHYKIAAVSDDKKFPSPIYGSEAGSSVESWAYNWFCSMFNDIYDETLNSVLRACKLALKRDIKILTFCLPHVVSYIITNGTEQEHTRIQEEMLTIIDVRKKPTLDPELSRHRPLRHGHSVKADDTRISEETRRTRCAQIVFSILDHLQRWLWEQRLNRNYKYEAVKNFCEKLNALVVAEGCYQSREYHRALMYLEQHIASTNKGLSEALEGGLLAKIYAQLDEPDGISGILATQDHTPTVQQLVLAHEVNGQLQDAATCYERLAQKKNFKHTYLQGMIQCYLGLDQPFTAKYITEGVLSSRPELEPLMIEHEPFWRLAHFTRLDDTSQKNIKHTLLEDLKKGVKPDLLPLKKNLVSLLEDTSRPGAYQQCYSYIMKLHILNEFDKAVSTMLTNIKQLPMIFEEWEKRGQLVRASRGVEFVFSMRRATLDLAVQLQEEVNNTENSVLKQEIGKIWLKSAKIARKRGLHQQAYMYILSASDSCPPQQLYIEQAQLYWQKGCQEDAFTTLKRCFSSCFKSATYYKTLVSSECVEERKQCAKAKLLYAKYNDETVNVDTDANIINYKEAIEVWREWEKSLLFCAQYYESVIDRMTDDEKDRRGRDLQVHAMNFYGKSLQYGCKYIHQSMPRMLTIWLDFASRITSRPSQYSNHDVDKLRRDALLKMTKIMEVYQERLPIFMWLTAFSQLVSRICHPSMEVQNTLCTIVVKLIYAYPQHCLWMMASVINSSYPARQRRCQEILNNSKLKTVEMTKLIKDFHKLWERLIELSNKVIPDGVMNTTVNQLSRNLPRLLSNKEFSSIMMPTTKFRQLHLPSKGVSLENHNPFSSTWVHIFGIEETVVVMPSLQRPRRIALKGSDGRQYLFMCKPKDDLRRDFRLMEFNDIVNKYLQNDPESRQRRLYIRTYSVVPLNEECGLIEWVPNLVGFRPVIINLYKERGIAITNRELRTMLCTLKDPLEKKRKVFLEQLLPRHPSVLGDWFRLTFPDPYGWYEARTAFIRTTAVMSMVGYILGLGDRHGENILYDSKCGDSVHVDFNCLFNRGELFDWPERVPFRLTHNMVDAMGPLKIEGPFRRACEITMRVLRQQCSTLLSVLTPFVYDPLVSWNKNQTGEGSEKTNEKAVEHIKNIEQRLKGLIRSHGKKLENIALNLSVEGQTNHLILEATNIDNLCQMYFGWGAYM